A genomic window from Mobula hypostoma chromosome X1, sMobHyp1.1, whole genome shotgun sequence includes:
- the LOC134340139 gene encoding eukaryotic translation initiation factor 1b-like isoform X2 translates to MSACHNLQSFDPFADALKGDDLLPSGAEDYIHIRIQQRNGRKTLTTVQGIADEYDKRKLLRHFKKFACNGTVIEHPEYGEVIQVQGDQRKNICKFLVEVGIVKEEQLKVHGF, encoded by the exons atccctttgctgaTGCGCTTAAGGGCGATGACTTGCTCCCTTCTGGGGCTGAGGACTACATACATATAAGGATCCAGCAGAGGAACGGTCGCAAGACCCTCACCACGGTCCAGGGGATTGCGGACGAGTATGACAAAAGAAAGCTCCTCAGGCACTTCAAAAAG TTTGCCTGCAACGGCACTGTGATCGAACACCCAGAGTACGGTGAGGTGATCCAAGTTCAAGGTGACCAGCGTAAGAACATCTGCAAATTCCTCGTGGAG GTTGGCATCGTCAAGGAAGAGCAACTCAAGGTCCATGGTTTCTAA
- the LOC134340139 gene encoding eukaryotic translation initiation factor 1b-like isoform X1 — protein sequence MSACHNLQSFDPFADALKGDDLLPSGAEDYIHIRIQQRNGRKTLTTVQGIADEYDKRKLLRHFKKQFACNGTVIEHPEYGEVIQVQGDQRKNICKFLVEVGIVKEEQLKVHGF from the exons atccctttgctgaTGCGCTTAAGGGCGATGACTTGCTCCCTTCTGGGGCTGAGGACTACATACATATAAGGATCCAGCAGAGGAACGGTCGCAAGACCCTCACCACGGTCCAGGGGATTGCGGACGAGTATGACAAAAGAAAGCTCCTCAGGCACTTCAAAAAG CAGTTTGCCTGCAACGGCACTGTGATCGAACACCCAGAGTACGGTGAGGTGATCCAAGTTCAAGGTGACCAGCGTAAGAACATCTGCAAATTCCTCGTGGAG GTTGGCATCGTCAAGGAAGAGCAACTCAAGGTCCATGGTTTCTAA